DNA sequence from the Fibrobacter sp. UBA4297 genome:
AAACGACACGTTGGATTACGGGGATGTCTTCGTCATATCAGATACGACCGTCCAGACGCTCGTCAACTATCCCCACATCGAATACACGTTCGTCGCCCCGCTTGCACTCCCCGAAGGCGAAGACACGCTCTCGTCTTTTGTGAGCGACATTCCGCTTGCGCTCCGCCTGACCGCAGAAAACAGCGACATCGATACACTCGCTCGCTTGCAAGGCCGCTGGGAAGTTGTACGCATTTCAAAAGACGGCAAGCGTAGCAAAAAGCTCCCGATTGTGAATTCAGTCTTTGACGAAAAAGAAGCTATTTTCTGGGTAAGCGTGGATTCATTAAACGTCTCTGACTCGCTAGAGCTTTCGTTCAACAACGCGCTTGAATCAGGTTACGCTCACGACGTATTCCCGACCAACCGCAGCTATTCGCTCGTGTACCATTTCGATAGCGGAACCGACATCAAGGACGATGCCGAAAAGGGCTATTTCGACGGAAAGTTAAGTTCTGCCGAAGAGGGTCTCGAGACGCACACCGGAAGCCAAAACTCGGACGGCGTTCTCGGCACATCCATTGCGCTAGACGCGACAACATCAATCACCGCGACAAGCTCCGCCAAGGTAGACTCAACTCGCAAGGTTAATTTGTCCTTTGACGGCAAGCAATTCTGTTTTTCGCTGTGGGTCAATCTCGAAACGCTAAAGCAACAGACCATCTTTGAAAAGGCAGACGAATACGCTCTCCGCTACGATCCCGACCAAGGCTTTGTCGTAGAGTTCTACGCCACGGACACCGCAAGTTACAAACAAACGTGGGCGTCCGGCACAAAAGGAATTGAAGCAGGCAAATGGATATTCATTGCATTCAGCAAGCATTCCATACCGCAAACAAGCTACTTTATCAACGGCGTTAAAATTGAAGCCGAAGGAACCCGCAGCGATTGGGATGGCAACCGAGAATTTGCAGACTTTAAAATCGGCGGATTCAACGGGAAAATAGACGAGCTCATGCTCGGTAGCGCATTCCGCGACGATTCCTGGACTCGCCTCACCTACCTCAATCAAAAGCCCGAAGATTCCTGGCCAAAACTTTCCGCGAGAAAGTAAGCTAGCATTTCACCGCACTTAGCGGATTCATTTTTTTGAGCAAAGACCTCTTGCCAATCGACTTTTGCTAGTTTATATTTTAGATGCTCAAATGAGCAAAAAAAATCGGTTCTGTCAAGCTTGGCTGTATGTTTGCGAACCTGCTACGGTTATGCTGCGGCGGGCCAATTGGCGTTTTTAGCCTAAAAACAGCATTTCCGAGGTGAATTTGCAGGTTTCGATGGGCTGACGGATTGGGAAAGTTTTGCTAACCTAGGGTTGGTCTTATTCATCTTTTTTGTCAGAACTTTTTTCTTTCTATAAGTTAAAACTCTATTGTCTAAAAAAATAGCAAAAAAAATGGTTTGGACAACGCCCTGATATGCGCATTAGCCCTTCATCCTAGAGCGCCTGAACTTGGCTAAATCGGAAATCATTTCACCCCGAATCACCGCTGATAGAACGTAAGCGGAATCGTCACCTTCGCGTTCCCGGACTCCACCTCGCCAAACGTCATCCGACCAACATAGTCCATAACCGCATTATCGAACTCCTCGTAGCCGGTCGAGGAATACGCGACGGCCGTACGGACAACTTCACCGCTCGGGGCAATCTCAAATCTCAAAACAACGCGGCCATCGAATCCGGATTTCTTCTTCAGGAAATTGTTATAGATATCACACAATTCCGGCCCGCGACGTCTTATGGTTTCCAGGACATCTTTGGCGGAACGGGAGCCGCGCACCTTGATATCATCGGCCCGCCACGGAATAAAGACTTTGCCGGACGGCGTGTCACTGTCGGCTTTCGACAAACCAGTTACTTCCCCAAGAAGTTTGTCAATATCATTGTTGAATTTTTTCAAAAATTTCATCGCGTGCAAGCTCGCCTGTTCCATCTTCAAACTGGGCGCAACCAGCCTTCGAAAACTGCGGGGATTATCCATTTGAGGCGCCAAACCGGACAACCGGTAAATTTCCCGATAGGCCATTTCCATCGAACGAAGGCGAAAAGCATCATCCGAGTCATCGACATTGACCCAGACATACCTGAACCCTATTTCCTTCAACGCAATTATCAAAGGGTGCAATTCATGGAACTTGTTCTGTCTAAAGAAACTGCCATCAATGTATAAAGAAATTCTGTCAACATCCCACCTGTCAGCATACCACTTGCGATAACGAATCAAGGTTCTGACAATAACATCAAATGCAGAAAGCGGAGCGATAGCGGCATCTCCCCGCCAAACCCTTCGCATAGAATTCGGGGAAAGTGTGGCAAGCGAATCCCCTTCGGCAGGCAATTTCAAGCCCCTCGGCGGAATCATGCCCAAGTCGCCCTCCCCCTCCATGCTGAGAAAATCACCCTTGCCATCAACATAGACGCTGTCCGGTGCTGCGACCATGGCCGAATACAAATAACGGGGGAACGGATAATGGACCGCCCAAAGGACACGCCCCGGATTCCTCTTCGAAATCCTTCTCGATTGCCGCATAGCGGGCCGTATACGGATAATCGAGAACCCTATAATACACCTTCGGGTCAAATCCGCCACGAGCGCCGATAACAAGATGGTCGTCGTTTATGCCAAGGGAAAACATCAGGTCCTGCTCCCAGCAGTGGCCATAGCCAAAGCAAAGCGACACCACAACCGCAAGGGCAAAGAGGAGCCGATTCTTTTTGCTCAATCCGTTTTCGTTACAAGCAAATTTACTCATAGGACTTTATGCTAAATATATAGCAAACCACTACAAACATCAGGCAAAAAACACATTTTCCTGCCCAATTTTCAGGCTCTGTCAAGCCTGGCCGTATGGTTGCGAACTGGCTACGGTTATGCTGCGGCGGTCAAAATGGCCAAAATAGCCTAAAAGCAGCATTTCCGAGGTGAATTTGCAGGTTTCGATGGGCTGACGGATTGGGAAAGTTTTGCTAACCCAGGGTTGGCGTATAAAATGACTTGACAGAGCCAAAAAATCAAAATTTTCCGCAGTTTCACGCTTGTCTGCGAAAAGGAGTCAAAATGCCAGAATTATGCCGTTTTTTAGGTATCATCATACAAATGTACTTCAACGACCACATGCCTCCGCACTTCCATGCAATATACAACGACTTGGAAGGAATCTTCGAATTATCTACATTTCTAATGCTAGAAGGCAATCTTCCAGCAAGGGTCAAAGGTCTCGTTATTGAGTGGGCGACACTCCATAAGCAGGAATTGATTGACAACTGGAATTCGTTAACAAAAACGGGGATGTATAAAAAAATAGCTCCGTTGGTTTAAACAATGCTGCATGTGATAGACGCAAAATATATTGACAATTACAAGATATCCGTCACATTCAATGACGGATATCATTTTGTTGCAGATTTTGAGAAAGTCATCAAATCAGACCATCGAGCAATAGTGAAGCAACTCGCAGACCTAAACGTGTTCAAGGATTTCTGCTTGCAAGCCCACACAATTACGTGGTCAAATGGTGTAGATTTTGCGCCAGAGTTTATCAAGAGCTTGCACTAGTCACTGCCCACGCGTTCAGCACTCAGTTACTTACTATTATATTATATACGCAAAAATGCCCCGCGATTTTAGGAGTGCGTTTTAAACTTTCAAAAAAACCTTATTACATTTTGCCGAAGAACAATGTTCCTTACGGTTTTGACATACATAGCCATCGGGCTTTTGGCAATACTCGCCATCTTCTATCTCGGGTTAGAAGTGCGGTTCTACCGTGCGCTCGGACGTGTGCGCGAAGGCTTTGCCGATCCAGAACCGCTCCCGAAG
Encoded proteins:
- a CDS encoding LamG-like jellyroll fold domain-containing protein — encoded protein: MKFCKNILAVSIASAAIFGGCSSDSHIAGNSAETGSPELAGIFLLDNGKPAAFARVHCVPSDFDAASGELPAAYSTDTDSTGYYSLDSIPAGTYAVEAFHEESGKRFLVQNVSVTEDDSIAVSDTLRAPGSVEIAFNSLIEDGTSAVVTIPGTTILCKVTVLGQKAIIDSLPTDTLGLRIYIENDTLDYGDVFVISDTTVQTLVNYPHIEYTFVAPLALPEGEDTLSSFVSDIPLALRLTAENSDIDTLARLQGRWEVVRISKDGKRSKKLPIVNSVFDEKEAIFWVSVDSLNVSDSLELSFNNALESGYAHDVFPTNRSYSLVYHFDSGTDIKDDAEKGYFDGKLSSAEEGLETHTGSQNSDGVLGTSIALDATTSITATSSAKVDSTRKVNLSFDGKQFCFSLWVNLETLKQQTIFEKADEYALRYDPDQGFVVEFYATDTASYKQTWASGTKGIEAGKWIFIAFSKHSIPQTSYFINGVKIEAEGTRSDWDGNREFADFKIGGFNGKIDELMLGSAFRDDSWTRLTYLNQKPEDSWPKLSARK
- a CDS encoding TonB family protein, giving the protein MVAAPDSVYVDGKGDFLSMEGEGDLGMIPPRGLKLPAEGDSLATLSPNSMRRVWRGDAAIAPLSAFDVIVRTLIRYRKWYADRWDVDRISLYIDGSFFRQNKFHELHPLIIALKEIGFRYVWVNVDDSDDAFRLRSMEMAYREIYRLSGLAPQMDNPRSFRRLVAPSLKMEQASLHAMKFLKKFNNDIDKLLGEVTGLSKADSDTPSGKVFIPWRADDIKVRGSRSAKDVLETIRRRGPELCDIYNNFLKKKSGFDGRVVLRFEIAPSGEVVRTAVAYSSTGYEEFDNAVMDYVGRMTFGEVESGNAKVTIPLTFYQR
- a CDS encoding DUF4160 domain-containing protein, translating into MPELCRFLGIIIQMYFNDHMPPHFHAIYNDLEGIFELSTFLMLEGNLPARVKGLVIEWATLHKQELIDNWNSLTKTGMYKKIAPLV
- a CDS encoding DUF2442 domain-containing protein, with the translated sequence MLHVIDAKYIDNYKISVTFNDGYHFVADFEKVIKSDHRAIVKQLADLNVFKDFCLQAHTITWSNGVDFAPEFIKSLH